The following nucleotide sequence is from Acidobacteriota bacterium.
TGGCCCGCTCGGCGGCAACGGACACCCGGGAAAACCAGCGAGGGGGATGACGAGATGCACACCATCGACGAACTCGACGCCCGGGCGACGACCGGCGGCCGGCGCTCCCGCTCGCGACGCGCCATGCACGTCGCGATCGCGGCCCTTGTCAGCGCCGTCTCCGTGTGGCTCGCGATGGCCTTCACGCGGGAGGCGCCGCCGCCACCGGCGGGGACCCCGGGGATGACGGTGACGGAGAGGGGTCTGGCCCTCTCACCCGATGCGCCGCAGTGGAAGAGCCTGAAGGTCGGGGCGGCCGTCGTCGCGATCTCGCACTGGGCCGATCGCGTTCCCGCGCGCGTGCAGATCGACCAGACGCGCGCCTCGCAGGTGGGATCGCCGCTGGCCGGGCGCGTGACGGCCGTGCACGTGGAGCTCGGCCAGGAGGTGAAATCGGGCGAGCCGCTCTTCACGGTGTCGAGCCCCGAGATCGCGTCCTTGAGGGCCGACCAGGAGAAGGCCTCGCTCGACCTGGCGACCGCCGACAAGAACCTCGAGCGCATCCGCGCGATGGTGGCCGCGAAGGCGCTCCCGGCCAAGGATGAGATCGCCGCGTCCGCGGTCTACCACGAGGCCGAGGTCGCGAACCGTCTCGCGGGGTCCAAGCTCGAGGCGCTGAAGGTCTCCTCCCGTGAGGCCAACGCCTTCACCGTGACCGCGCCGCGCGCGGGGGTCGTCGTGGAGAAGAACATCCTCCCCGCGCAGGAAGTGGGCGCGGAGGCGGGTGGATCGCTCATGGTGATCGCCGACCTGTCGAGGGTCTGGGTGGTGGCCGACATCTTCGAGGAGCATTCAGCCGAGATCTCCCCCGGAACTCCGGGGGCGGTGACCTTTCCGGCGCTCCCGGGGCTCGAGGTGAAGGACGCGGTGGAGATGGTCTCCTCGGTCGTCGATCCCGTGAAGCACTCGGTGCCGATCCGCCTCCTCCTCGACAACCCGAAGCGCCTCCTCAAGCCCAACATGTACGCCGAGGTGAATCTCTCGATCCGCCAGGCCGCCGGGGCCGTCGAGGTCCCGGCCTCGGCCCTCGTGTCGGACGGCGCGCACCAGTACGTGTACGTCCAGCTCGACGGAAAGGAGTTCGTCCGCCGCGAGGTCGTGGCCGGATCGTCCCATGACGGCACGGTTCCGATCTTCAAGGGGCTCGACCGCGGCGAGATGGTCGTCGAGGAGGGGGCCATCCTGCTCGACAACCAGATCGCGCTGGCCCACTGAAGCCACCGTCTACGGGGCGCACTCACCGACATGCTCGACGCGCTGCTCTCGCACTCGCTGAAGTACCCGCTCGGGGCCTTCGTCCTCGCGGCGACGCTTCTCGCCGGGGGGTACTACGCCTTCTCGAACCTCGCGGTCGAGGCGTTCCCGGATCCGACCGACACGCAGGTGCAGGTGATCACGATCTTCCCCGGCCAGCCGACCGAGGAGGTTGAGCGGCGCGTGTCGCTCCCGCTCGAGAGGGCGCTCAACGGGACGCCCGGGCTCTTCCGGCTGAGGAGCGTGTCGCTCTTCGGCCTCTCGTTCGTGACGGCGACCTTCGACGACGGCGTCGATCTCTACTTCGCCCGCCAGCAGGTGAAGGAACGCCTCGCCGACGCCGAGCTGCCGGAGGGGGTCGAGGCGTCGCTCGGGCCGGTGGCGACGCCGATCGGCGAGGTCTACCGCTACACGCTCGACGGCACGTCCTCCGATCCGATGGCGCTCCGGACCCTCCAGGACTGGGTGGTGAGGCCTCAACTTCTCAGAGTTTCAGGCGTCGCCGACGTCGTGAGCTACGGCGGGCTCGTCAAGGAGATCCACGTGCAGCCCGATCCGAAGCGCATGGCGGAGCTCGGCGTCGGGCTCTCGGACATCTCGGACGCGCTGAAGAAGGGGAGCGCGAACGCGACCGGAGGCTACGTCGAGCGCGGCTCGGAGATGTTCGTCATCCGATCGCTCGGCATCTTCAGGGACATCTCGGACATCGAGAGGGTCCGCGTCGCCTACCACAACGGAGTCCCGGTGAGAGTCCGCGACATCGCCATGGTGCGCGAGGGGTACGCGCCGCGCCAGGGGATCGTCACGCGCGACGCGAACGACGACGCCATCGAGGGGATCGTCCTGATGCGGCGCGGCCAGAACCCGTCGGTCGTCCTCGCCGCCCTCAGGCAGCGCGTCGAGGAGATCAACGGCCGCATCCTCCCGAAGGGCGTCGCGGTGCTGCCGTTCTACGACCGCACCGAGCTGGTGCAGACGACGCTCAGGACCGTCTTCCGCAACCTCGCCGAGGGAGCCACGCTCGTCACCCTCGTCCTCTTCGTCTTCCTGCTCTCGATCCGCGCCTCGCTCATCGTCGCCGCGGTGATTCCCCTCTCCCTCGCCGCCTCGTTCCTGTACCTCTACGCGCGGGGGATGTCGGCCAACCTGCTCTCGATGGGTGCGGTCGACTTCGGGATCATCGTGGACGGCGCCGTCATTCTCGTCGAGCACCTGTTCCACAGGTTCTCCGACGAGGCTCACAGCGGCCCCGGGACCCCTGCCGACCGGGTCCTCGGGGCCGCTCGTGAGGTCGCCCGGCCCACCCTCTTCTCGCTCCTGATCATCATCGCGGCGTACATCCCCATCTTCTCGCTCCAGCGGGTCGAGGGGAGGATCTTCGCGCCGATGGCGAACACGGTCGTCAGCGCGCTCGTCGGCGCGCTCCTCGTGAGCTTCACGCTCGTCCCCGTGCTCGCCCTCTTCGCGCTCCGGGGGAAAACGACGCACCGCGACTCGCCGGTGCTGAAGCTCGCGAGCCGGATCTACACGCCCGTGCTCGGCTACTCGATGAAGGAGCCGATCGTCGTCCTGGTCGTCGGCACCGGGCTCATGGCCGCGGCCGTGACGCTCCTGCCGAGGCTCGGGTCGGAGTTCCTCCCCGAGCTGAACGAGGGGGCGCTCTACGTCACCTTCACCCTCCCCGACAACATCTCGCTGACGGAGGGGAGGAAGCTGACGCCGCGGATCAAGGAGATCCTCGGCCGCACCCCCGAGGTCACGGGGATGATCTCCCAGCTCGGGCGTCCCGAGGACGGCACCGACCCGACGCTCCCGAACAACCTGGAGATCTTCCTCAAGCTCAAGCCGCTCGAGGAGTGGCGCCCGCAGGCGAAGACGCTGAACGCCCTCGTGACCGAGATGGACGCGAACCTCAAGGAGATCCCCGGCCTCGAGTACAACTTCTCGCAGCCGATCCGCGACAACGTCAACGAGAACATCTCCGGACAGTTCGGCCAGATCGCGGTGAAGATCTACGGGGAGCATCTCGCGACGCTCCAGCAGGCCGCCGAGAGCGCGAAGGCGGCGATCGCGACGGTGCCGGGGGCCGCGGACCTCGGCATCGTGAAGTCGGGGGAGATGCCGCTCGTGGGCGTGAAGCTCGATCGCGAGGCGCTCGCGCGCTACGACCTCGATCTCGCCGACGTGCAGGACTACGCGGAGACGGCGATGGGAGGCCACGTGGCCACCGAGCTCTGGGAGGGGGAGAAGAAGTTCGACGTGACGGTGAGGCTCCCGCGCGCGACCCGCGAGGACGTCGGGGAGATCCGGGGGATCATGCTGCCGCTCCGCAACGGCTCGATCATCCCGCTGTCGGCCGTGGCCGACGTGTCGATGGGAACCGGGCGCGCCGCGATCACGCGCGAGAACGGGCGGCGTTACGTCGGCATCCGGATGAACGTGCGCAACCGCGACATGGGGTCCTTCGTCGAGGAGGCGCGGCGGAAGGTCGAGTCGGCGGCGCCCCTCCCCGCCGGGTACGAGATCACCTGGGCGGGCGAGTTCGAGAACCAGCAGCGGGCGATGGCGCGGCTGGGGCTCGTGATCCCGCTCGCGCTGATCCTCACGTTCCTGCTCCTCTTCTCCGCGTTCGAGTCGGTCTGGGACGCGCTCATCATCCTGCTCAACGTTCCGTTCGCGCTGGTAGGCGGCGTCGTCGGCCTCGCGATCGCGCACCTCACGCTGTCGGTGTCCGCGGCCGTGGGCTTCATCGCCCTGCTCGGCCAGGCGGTCCTGAACGGCGTGCTGGTCGTCGCGGCGATCCGGAGCCGGCTCGAGAAGGGCGAGGCCTTCCTGGACGCCGTCGTCCTCGGGGCGCGCGAGCGCCTGCGCGCCGTCCTCATGACCGCGCTCCTCGCGTGCCTCGGGCTCGTTCCGGCGGCGCTCTCCCACGCGATCGGCAGCGAGACCCAGAGACCGATCGCCGTGGTGGTGGTGGGCGGGACGATCTCGGCGGCGGCGCTCACGCTGATCGTCCTGCCCGTCACCTACTTCTGGGCCCACCGCCTTCGCGAGGCGGTCTCGGCCCGGCTGCGCCGCCTCGTCCCGCAGGGCGCTTGAGCCGGCGGCCGCGTGCGGTCGAGGCCCGGATTCCGGGCGTCTATAATCGGCGGCAGCGATGAAGAATCCGCTGGTCCGCGCCCCGTCGCACCGCTCCGGCGACAGCCTCACGCAGGCCCACGCGCGCTTCGCCCGGGCGGCGCTCGCGATCTACGCCGCGGCGGCCGCAGTGGCCGTCACCATGCTCCTCGCGTCCATCTCGCAGGATCGGATCCACCAGGAGCAGGAGATCAAGTCGAGTTTGCTGCTCCAAACCCAGGCGCAGGCCTTCTACCTCGGCAAGCAGCTCGAGCACCTCGGCGGCGAGGTGATGCGCCTGGGGCTCCGCAGCGAGGTGGACCTGCTCGATCAGAATCTCGGGCCGGAGCAGAGCCTGCTGAGCCTGACGCACGCGCGCAGCGCCTTCTTCAACATGGGGATCGCGATTCTCAGCGTCGACGGCTCCGTGCTCTGGTCCGAGCCGCAGACCTTCCTCACCGCCGGCACCTCGTTCGCGCGCCAGCCGTGGTTCGATCTGATGAGGAGCGGCTCGCGGGTCAGCATCGTCCCGGTCGATCCCGATCGCGCGGAGGAGGCGTCGCTGTACGTCGTCGCGCCCATCCTTCGCGGCGGGAAGTTCACCGGCGCGCTCGTGGGGGGGATCGATCTCGCCCGGACGAGCGACATGAGCGCCGTGGCGGGGCGCAAGGACGGGGTGCTGACGATTCTCGCGACGCGGCAGGGGGCGGTCGTCTACCCTCCCACCCCGCCGCCGTTCGCGACCGATGGCGCCTGGCTGCGCGTCTTCGGCCGGAGCTCGTGGGAGCCCGACCTCGGGGAGCTCGAGCTCCAGGGGGTGGCCACGCTCGTCGCCGCCACCGAGGTGCCGGACACGGATCTGATCCTGATCGCGCTCGCCCCGAAGGCGGAGTTCCTGAGGGACGCGACCACGCGCATGACCGGGCGCGCGGCGCTGACGCTGTCCGTCATTCTCGTCCCGCTGGTCCTCCTCGTCTTTCTCTTCAGGCGATCCCTGAGGTTCCTGCGCGAGGCCGAGGAACGGGCGATGCGCGAGGAGAGGCTCCGCCTCCTCGGAGAGGCCGCGAACCTCATCGCGCACGAGGTGAAGAACTCGCTCAACGGGCTCCGGATCGGCCTCGACCTGCTGCTGCGCGGCGCGCGCGCGGCCCGGGACCCGTCGGAGGAGAAGATCGTCGCGGGGATGCGAACGCAGATCGAGACGATGTCGAACTTCACGAGCGAGCTCCTCGTCTTCTCGAAGGGCGTGACGCCGCGGCCCGTGGAGATCGAGCTGCGCGAGTTCGCCCGAAAGATCGCCGAGCTGCAGAGGGACGCGGCGGCGGAGGCCGGCGTGATCCTCGGGGTCGAGTCGAAGGTGGACGAGGTGAGGGTGAACGCGGATCCGTCGCTGACGCACGTGGTCCTCACGAACCTCGTGGGCAACGCGCTCGATGCCCTCTCGGCCAACGGCTCCGGGACGGCCCCGCGGGTGAGCGTCGAGGTCGGATCGACGGGGGAGTTCGGCTGGGTGAGGGTGTCGGACAACGGGCCGGGGGTGGCGCCGGCGATCCGCCCGTCGCTCTTCGAGCCGTTCGTGAGCGGCAAGCCGAGCGGCGTGGGGATCGGCCTGGCGCTCTCGAGGAAGATCGCGCGGGCTCATGGCGGAGATCTGGTGCTGGAGGCGTCGGGCGGGGGCGCCAGCTTCCTTCTCACCTTGCCGAGGGAGGCGAAATGAACGCGAGGGTTCTCGTCGTCGATGACGAACAGGTCTTCCGCATGCTCGCGGAGGAAGCGCTTTCCTCGGAGGGGTTCGAGGTCAAGACCGCGGGGACGCTGGCCCGCGCGCGGGCGGAGATGGAGAAGGCGGCTCCCGACGTCGTGATTCTCGACCGGCGCCTCCCGGACGGCGACGGGATCGATTTCATGAAGGCGCTGCGGGCCGAAGGCCCGTCCGCCCCCCTGGTCATCGTCGTCACCGCGTACGGCGACGTCGAGAACGCGGTCAATGCCCTGCGCGCGGGCGCATGGGACTACCTCGCGAAGCCCGTGCAGCTCACCGACCTCGTCGTGAAGCTGCGCAAGGTGCTGGAGGCCCGCGGCCTCAGGGATCGCCTCGAGATCGCGCGGAAGAGCGGCGGAGGGCCGCCTCTCGTCGGCCCGAAGAGCCCGGGGATGCGCGCGGCGATCGACAAGCTCAAGAGCCTCACGCAGAGCCCGCACACGCCGGCTTTCATCATCGGCCCGTCCGGCGTGGGCAAGCAGTGCGCCGCCGAGATGCTCCACTCGATGTCGTACCGCGAGTCGGACGAGAACGCGCCCTTCGTCGAGGTGAACTGCGCCGCGCTCCCCGAGCATCTCGTCGAGAGCGAGCTCTTCGGCCACGAGCGCGGCGCGTTCACCGACGCGCGGACCACCCGCCGCGGCCTGATCGAGATCGCCGACGGCGGCACCCTGTTCCTCGACGAGGTGACGGAGCTGCCCCAGCCGGCGCAGGCGAAGATCCTGAAATTCCTGGACACGATGCGTTTCCGCCGGGTCGGCGGCGAGCGCGAGATCTCGGTCGGCCTCCGCGTGATCGCGGCCACCAACCAGGAGGTGAGCGGCCTCCTGCGCGCGGGCCGATTCCGCGAGGACCTCTACCACCGGCTCGCCGTCTTCCTCGTCCACCTGCCCGCGCTCTCGACGCGGCGCGAGGACATTCCCGATCTCGCGGAGACGTTCGCGCGGCACTTCGCCTCCCGGATCAAGAAGCGCGTCTCGGGGCTCACCGACGGGGCGAAGCGGCTCCTCGCGTCGTACAACTACCCGGGAAACGTGAGAGAGCTTCGCAACATCATCGAGCGGGCCGTGATCCTCGCGCAGGGGACGGAGGTGTCGGAGCGGGAGATCGTCCTGCCCGACGACGCGAACCGTGAGCCCCGCGCCGCCGGGTTCTTCACGGTGCCGATGCCCGCCGAGGGGCCTCCGCCGACGCTCGAGGTCGTCGAAAGGCACTACGTCAGCCGGGTGCTCGATCACCTCGAGGGGCGGAGGATGGCGGCGGCGCAGGTCCTCGGGATCTCCTACCCGACGTTTCTGAAGAGGCTGCGGGAGCTCGGGCTGGACTGAGGTGATCCGGGGCGTGGCTCTCAGCCCGTGGTGATCGGGGGGCGCGCCTCGGCGAGGCTCGGCCGCTGCCCCGCGCCCGCGCGACGCTGCTTCCGGCGCTCGTCGTACCACGTGCCCACGGCGATGGCCACGAGCATGAGCGAGAAGCAGAAGAAGAACCCGGTCGTGAATCCCCGGCTGTAGAAGCGCCCGATCTGCAGGTAGTGATCGCGGAGGCCGACCGGATCGCCGTCGGTCAGGGCATTGGTCTGGATGAGGCCGATGGACTCGAGGAAGTTCACGGCGCTCAGTCCGGCTCCGGCGACGCCGGCGACGATCATCGCGAGTCGATACGAGCGGTTCAAGGGTTCCCCTCCACTCCGCGGGTGGCGTGCGGCCGGCTGGGACGCGCGGCGACGGTGTGAATATAGACGGGGTTGTCGGCCCCCGCATCCCCGACAGCGCCGACGTCCGGATTCTCTGGATGATTTCCCTGGCGATTCCTTGACTCGGCGCGGAGCTCTCGCAGAGTGGGGAGTGTCATGGTCCTCTTCGTGTACCTCGCGATCGCCGCGCTGGCCGTCGCCGGGCTCGCGGCCCTCGGGCGCAAGCCGCCGATGACCCGGGAGGAGTACGACGATCGCCTCGGCCGCGGAGCCGGGCCCGGGAACGCGATCAGCCGGGGGATGGGGGAGGGGCTCCTCGAGCTTCAGGGAATCCTCGAGCCGGGGCGCGAGCAGGTCCGAAAGGTGAGAGAGGAGAAGGAGGACGCCCGCGACGCGAGCGGCGACCCTCCCGAGCCCGGCGCGATACTCGAATGACCGCGCAACCCTCTCGCGTGTCCATCGTAGACATCCACTGCCGGAGCGCTGGCCCGACTCTTGCCATGACAGCATAAAAGTCGAGCCGGCCCGGTGGCTCGCCGGGCATCCCGCCCGGAGGAGTCCGGCTGAGGGACGAACAGTGTTCGGTATCGAACGTCTTCGCGCGCTCTCCCGCGCCCTGCTCCCGGCGTCTCTGGCCGCTCTCCTGGCGGTGACGGCCGGGTGCGCCGGGCGCGAGACGACACGGGCCCGCCCGTTCAAGAACATGGACACGTCGGTGGCCTACGTCGGCTCGGAGTCGTGCCGCCCCTGCCACGCCCAGATCGGCGAGTCGTTCGCCACGACCGGAATGGGGCGCTCCCTCTACCCGCTGACCCCCGATCGCGTGGTGGAGGACTTCACGCGGAAGAACCGGTTCGACGTGGTCGCCGACCGGATCAGCTACGAGATGGTCGCCGGGGGAGACGATCACTTCATGCGGATGGACGTCCACGACGCGGACGGCAGCGTCCTCACCTCGGCGACACGAAAGATCCGATACGTGATCGGCTCGGGGAACCACAGCCGCTCGTATGTCTCGGAGGACGGGGGTGGTCTCTACCAGATGCCGATCTGCTGGTATCCGGACAAGCCGGGATGGGATCTCTGCCCCGGCTACGAGCTCAACGGAGAGCATTTCGGCCGGAAGATCGAGGCCTCGTGCCTCTTCTGCCACGACGCGCG
It contains:
- a CDS encoding efflux RND transporter periplasmic adaptor subunit, with amino-acid sequence MHTIDELDARATTGGRRSRSRRAMHVAIAALVSAVSVWLAMAFTREAPPPPAGTPGMTVTERGLALSPDAPQWKSLKVGAAVVAISHWADRVPARVQIDQTRASQVGSPLAGRVTAVHVELGQEVKSGEPLFTVSSPEIASLRADQEKASLDLATADKNLERIRAMVAAKALPAKDEIAASAVYHEAEVANRLAGSKLEALKVSSREANAFTVTAPRAGVVVEKNILPAQEVGAEAGGSLMVIADLSRVWVVADIFEEHSAEISPGTPGAVTFPALPGLEVKDAVEMVSSVVDPVKHSVPIRLLLDNPKRLLKPNMYAEVNLSIRQAAGAVEVPASALVSDGAHQYVYVQLDGKEFVRREVVAGSSHDGTVPIFKGLDRGEMVVEEGAILLDNQIALAH
- a CDS encoding efflux RND transporter permease subunit, with the translated sequence MLDALLSHSLKYPLGAFVLAATLLAGGYYAFSNLAVEAFPDPTDTQVQVITIFPGQPTEEVERRVSLPLERALNGTPGLFRLRSVSLFGLSFVTATFDDGVDLYFARQQVKERLADAELPEGVEASLGPVATPIGEVYRYTLDGTSSDPMALRTLQDWVVRPQLLRVSGVADVVSYGGLVKEIHVQPDPKRMAELGVGLSDISDALKKGSANATGGYVERGSEMFVIRSLGIFRDISDIERVRVAYHNGVPVRVRDIAMVREGYAPRQGIVTRDANDDAIEGIVLMRRGQNPSVVLAALRQRVEEINGRILPKGVAVLPFYDRTELVQTTLRTVFRNLAEGATLVTLVLFVFLLSIRASLIVAAVIPLSLAASFLYLYARGMSANLLSMGAVDFGIIVDGAVILVEHLFHRFSDEAHSGPGTPADRVLGAAREVARPTLFSLLIIIAAYIPIFSLQRVEGRIFAPMANTVVSALVGALLVSFTLVPVLALFALRGKTTHRDSPVLKLASRIYTPVLGYSMKEPIVVLVVGTGLMAAAVTLLPRLGSEFLPELNEGALYVTFTLPDNISLTEGRKLTPRIKEILGRTPEVTGMISQLGRPEDGTDPTLPNNLEIFLKLKPLEEWRPQAKTLNALVTEMDANLKEIPGLEYNFSQPIRDNVNENISGQFGQIAVKIYGEHLATLQQAAESAKAAIATVPGAADLGIVKSGEMPLVGVKLDREALARYDLDLADVQDYAETAMGGHVATELWEGEKKFDVTVRLPRATREDVGEIRGIMLPLRNGSIIPLSAVADVSMGTGRAAITRENGRRYVGIRMNVRNRDMGSFVEEARRKVESAAPLPAGYEITWAGEFENQQRAMARLGLVIPLALILTFLLLFSAFESVWDALIILLNVPFALVGGVVGLAIAHLTLSVSAAVGFIALLGQAVLNGVLVVAAIRSRLEKGEAFLDAVVLGARERLRAVLMTALLACLGLVPAALSHAIGSETQRPIAVVVVGGTISAAALTLIVLPVTYFWAHRLREAVSARLRRLVPQGA
- a CDS encoding sensor histidine kinase — its product is MKNPLVRAPSHRSGDSLTQAHARFARAALAIYAAAAAVAVTMLLASISQDRIHQEQEIKSSLLLQTQAQAFYLGKQLEHLGGEVMRLGLRSEVDLLDQNLGPEQSLLSLTHARSAFFNMGIAILSVDGSVLWSEPQTFLTAGTSFARQPWFDLMRSGSRVSIVPVDPDRAEEASLYVVAPILRGGKFTGALVGGIDLARTSDMSAVAGRKDGVLTILATRQGAVVYPPTPPPFATDGAWLRVFGRSSWEPDLGELELQGVATLVAATEVPDTDLILIALAPKAEFLRDATTRMTGRAALTLSVILVPLVLLVFLFRRSLRFLREAEERAMREERLRLLGEAANLIAHEVKNSLNGLRIGLDLLLRGARAARDPSEEKIVAGMRTQIETMSNFTSELLVFSKGVTPRPVEIELREFARKIAELQRDAAAEAGVILGVESKVDEVRVNADPSLTHVVLTNLVGNALDALSANGSGTAPRVSVEVGSTGEFGWVRVSDNGPGVAPAIRPSLFEPFVSGKPSGVGIGLALSRKIARAHGGDLVLEASGGGASFLLTLPREAK
- a CDS encoding sigma-54-dependent Fis family transcriptional regulator, with the translated sequence MNARVLVVDDEQVFRMLAEEALSSEGFEVKTAGTLARARAEMEKAAPDVVILDRRLPDGDGIDFMKALRAEGPSAPLVIVVTAYGDVENAVNALRAGAWDYLAKPVQLTDLVVKLRKVLEARGLRDRLEIARKSGGGPPLVGPKSPGMRAAIDKLKSLTQSPHTPAFIIGPSGVGKQCAAEMLHSMSYRESDENAPFVEVNCAALPEHLVESELFGHERGAFTDARTTRRGLIEIADGGTLFLDEVTELPQPAQAKILKFLDTMRFRRVGGEREISVGLRVIAATNQEVSGLLRAGRFREDLYHRLAVFLVHLPALSTRREDIPDLAETFARHFASRIKKRVSGLTDGAKRLLASYNYPGNVRELRNIIERAVILAQGTEVSEREIVLPDDANREPRAAGFFTVPMPAEGPPPTLEVVERHYVSRVLDHLEGRRMAAAQVLGISYPTFLKRLRELGLD